From the Mesorhizobium koreense genome, the window CGTCCTGGCACGCAACGTCCGCGATGCCGCGCTCCTGGTCGACGCGATCACCGGCTATGACGCCCGCGATCCATATGCCCTGCCGTTTCCCGCCACCGCCGGCCTTGCCGCCTGCGGGGCCGATTTGGGGCGTCCGCGGGTCGCCTATAGTCCGACGTTGGGATATGCGCGGCCCGATCCAGGCGTGCGGCGCGTAGTCGAGCAGGCCGTCGGGTGTCTTGAAGATATGGGCTGCGAGGTCACACTGGTGGAATCGGTCTTTGCCGATTCCGCCGACATCTGGGAGAGCGAGTTCTATACCGATGTGGCGATGAAGCTACGCATACTGCTTGCGGCCCAAAGATCCGAACTTGATGCCGACGTTGCCGCCAAGCTCGAAGACTATGCCGGCCGCAGCCTTCTTTCTCATCGCGAGTTGGCCTTGAAGCGTTATCAGCTGCGCGATGTGGTGCGGGCGTTGTTCGAAACCTTCGATTTCCTTGTCACTCCCACTCTGCCCGTCGTCGCTTTTCCGGTCGAGCGGACGGCGCCTGCCGGATATCGGCAGGACGATCTCGTCGCCTGGGCGTCTTACACTTACCCCTTCAATTTGACGGGCCATCCGGCCGTATCCTTGCCCGCTGGCCTCGTCGACGGTCTTCCTGCGGGCCTGCAGATCGTTGCGAACCTCTACGAGGAGGAGCGACTGTTCGCCATCGCCGCCGCTTTCGAAGAGGCGCGACCCTGGCCGATGCTGGTGTAGCGCTCACCGGAAGATTATCGCCGCGCGGCCGCAATGGGGCTGCGCGGCGACTTTTGTCAGAGTTCAGCCAACGTTCTCCGCAAGCAGTCGGCGCACCGGTGCATCGCGCCAGGCTGTGATCTCGCCAAGGCGTACCCGTTCACGGCCATAGACCAGCCAGCATACATCGACCTCTCCGATATATTCATCGATCCGGAAACGGTCGGGGTATCGATCGACCAGTTCCGTCGTCGTGAATCCGGAATCGTATTTGCCGGCCAAAAGTCCCTGCGCGACGGCGCTGTTGGATATTTCCGTCACGATCGTCGACCACCGGCTCTGGTCGAAATAGCCTGCCGTTGCGATCATGTAGCCTAGCGATTGCGGGGATTCGACATTCTTTCGGGTCACGACTCCCATCGGCCTGGTCGGGCCGATGAAGCTGTCCACCAGGAAGATCTCCCGGTGGAACTTTTCGATGGTTATCGCGACTTCGGGATGGGCGCAGACCTGGGTGAAGAAGTCGATCTTCCCGCTCCGCAGCATCTCGAGGGCCTGGCTGTAGGTCTCGAAAAAGGAAAGCTCGGCATCCGTCAGTCCATGAAACCGCAAGTATGCCCTTGTTGCCTTTTCGTGGTTGCTGCCCGCGGGTCCGAGGGTTGCTATCCGCATCAGTCGATTCCTTCTTCGTGATCGCTTGGCGTCAGTTGACGTAGGCGTTGGCGAAGCTGCTCACCACGCCGGTGCCGCCGGTCACCAGATCGTGCACGCGCACATTGGTGACGGTTACGAACTTCATTTCCATGATCCAGAGCACGGGCAGGTCGTCGTAGAGGATGTGCTGGATTTTCGAGTAGATTTCCTGCCGCTTCGCCGGATCCACTTCCTTGGCGCCCTCGTCGAACAGTTTGTCGATCTCGGGATTCGAGTAGCCGCTCTCGTTGCTGAAGGGCACGCCCTTCTTGATGTTGTCGCTCGTATAGGTGCGACCGACGCGCACGGCCGGATCGGCATACTGATAGCCGTAGGTGAAGGTCGTGGAGTAATCCCAATCGGCGAATTTCTTCCGCCAGCCGGCGACGTCCGCGCCTTTCAGTTCGACAGCTATGCCGACCTTGGCGAGCGCCTGCTTTACGTATTCGGCCATGCGGTTCCAGACCTCGCCATAGGGCAGGGGCATCATCTCGATGGTGGCGCGCACGCCGTTCGCATCCGGCTTGAGGCCCATCTCGTCGAGAAGTTCGGCCGATTTCTTGGGATCGTAGGCATAGGGCTTCATCGACTTGTCGAAATAGAGCGTCGAATGCGCCAGCGGACCGACGGCGACCTCACCGAGCCCGTTCCAGATGTTGTCCTTGATGAATTCGCGGTCGATCGCATACATCATCGCCTTGCGGAAACGGGGATCGTCGAGCGGCTTTTTCCGATTGTTCACCTCGATCCACATCATCGGCGACAGGTATTCGTAGCCTTTGGTGCTCACATGGAGGTTCGGCAGTTTCCTGAGCCGCGGGATGTCGAAAACCTCGATATCGTTGAAACTCGTCACGTCGATGTCGCCGTTCTCCAGCGCGGCCGCGCGGGACGCCGAATCGGGAATAACGACGAAGTAGAGGGCATCGAGATACGGCTTGCCCTTTTGCCAGTAGTTCGGGTTCCGCTTCAGCTTGATGTATTCGCCATGCTTCCATTCGTCGAGCATGAACGGGCCGGTTCCGATCGG encodes:
- a CDS encoding amidase family protein, which codes for MVTVGELGTEEIARAVLSDVEAVDPLLNCFAALDPDLVLRQAARLQKALSRDPSAAGPLCGVPVPVKDLIATRDYSTAFGSKPFRESRASADAPTVARALKRDALLFGKTTTSEFGCKATGFSPLTGFTRNPWDTALTPGGSSAGSAAAVAAGLAPVALGTDGGGSVRIPAALTGIVGFKPTFGRAPVHPVSATPTVGHVGVLARNVRDAALLVDAITGYDARDPYALPFPATAGLAACGADLGRPRVAYSPTLGYARPDPGVRRVVEQAVGCLEDMGCEVTLVESVFADSADIWESEFYTDVAMKLRILLAAQRSELDADVAAKLEDYAGRSLLSHRELALKRYQLRDVVRALFETFDFLVTPTLPVVAFPVERTAPAGYRQDDLVAWASYTYPFNLTGHPAVSLPAGLVDGLPAGLQIVANLYEEERLFAIAAAFEEARPWPMLV
- a CDS encoding ABC transporter substrate-binding protein produces the protein MRPYLQSMRPLIAGALAALAVASFASNGYAEPKHGGTLRMAINPEPPTLMVGVNPQTPVQIVGSKIYEGLLDYSFDLKPEPSLAKSWTVSADGLTYDFKLQEGVKWSDGEPFSAEDVVFSFTKFLLETNVGVRNYMANVDSVTAVSPTEVAFKLKSPKPAFLYSFSAEQAPIVPQHVYKDEKDFRNSPKNDKPIGTGPFMLDEWKHGEYIKLKRNPNYWQKGKPYLDALYFVVIPDSASRAAALENGDIDVTSFNDIEVFDIPRLRKLPNLHVSTKGYEYLSPMMWIEVNNRKKPLDDPRFRKAMMYAIDREFIKDNIWNGLGEVAVGPLAHSTLYFDKSMKPYAYDPKKSAELLDEMGLKPDANGVRATIEMMPLPYGEVWNRMAEYVKQALAKVGIAVELKGADVAGWRKKFADWDYSTTFTYGYQYADPAVRVGRTYTSDNIKKGVPFSNESGYSNPEIDKLFDEGAKEVDPAKRQEIYSKIQHILYDDLPVLWIMEMKFVTVTNVRVHDLVTGGTGVVSSFANAYVN